One segment of Apium graveolens cultivar Ventura unplaced genomic scaffold, ASM990537v1 ctg153, whole genome shotgun sequence DNA contains the following:
- the LOC141699947 gene encoding uncharacterized protein LOC141699947 — protein METNKGKESSFDLIYPILTKTNYTAWAMKMRVFMPAHGVWDAVEPKDANVAIEDKMDKRDLAIIYQGIGDDLLMSIADKMTSKTAWEAIKTVHLGADKVKKAKAQTLKAEFESLVMKDTEQRDDFCMKMNSLVTNIRTLGEKVEETYVIKKLFRAVPVKFLQIASAIEQFGDLEKMSVEKVVGSLKAHEERIR, from the coding sequence ATGGAGACCAACAAGGGAAAAGAAAGTTCTTTTGATTTAATCTACCCAATTCTAACTAAGACAAATTACACAGCATGGGCTATGAAAATGCGTGTGTTCATGCCGGCCCATGGTGTATGGGATGCGGTTGAACCCAAAGACGCAAATGTTGCAATTGAAGACAAGATGGATAAGCGAGATTTGGCTATTATATATCAGGGGATAGGTGATGATCTGTTAATGTCAATAGCTGACAAAATGACCTCAAAGACAGCTTGGGAGGCAATAAAAACGGTTCACCTTGGAGCAGACAAAGTTAAAAAGGCGAAAGCTCAAACTCTTAAGGCTGAATTTGAGTCTCTTGTCATGAAAGATACAGAACAGCGAGATGATTTCTGCATGAAGATGAATAGCCTGGTGACCAACATCCGGACGTTAGGAGAGAAGGTTGAGGAGACGTATGTCATCAAAAAGCTCTTCAGAGCAGTACCTGTGAAGTTTCTTCAAATTGCATCAGCGATTGAGCAATTTGGAGATTTGGAGAAAATGTCCGTAGAAAAAGTTGTGGGATCCCTCAAGGCACACGAGGAGAGAATACGCTGA